Genomic DNA from Pseudomonas fluorescens:
AGCCCGACCTGAAGGCTGGACGCGGCTAAAAACGGTATGAGGCAAATGGACCCGCGATTAACCGGCGCCAGGCAGGTACAATGCCCACCCTCTTTTTGTTACGGCCCCCGTCATGACTGACCCGATTCGTCTCTCCAAACGCCTCATCGAACTCGTCGGCTGTTCCCGTCGGGAGGCTGAGTTGTTCATCGAGGGCGGCTGGGTCACCGTGGATGGCGAAGTGATCGATGAACCGCAGTTCAAGGTCACCACCCAGAAGGTCGAACTCGACCCCGAGGCCAAGGCCACCGCGCCCGAGCCGGTGACACTCCTGCTGAACGTCCCGGCGGGCATGGATGTAGACACCGCGATGGCCTCCCTTGGACCGCAGACCCTGAGCGAAGAACATCGCTTCGGCAAACGCCCGCTCAAGGGCCATTTCCTGCGCCTGAGCGCCAGCGCCGACCTGCAGGCCAACGCCAGCGGGCTGCTGGTGTTCACCCAGGACTGGAAGATCTTGCGCAAACTCACCGCCGACGCCGCCAAGATCGAGCAGGAATACGTGGTGGAAGTCGAAGGCGAAATGGTCGCCCATGGCCTCAATCGCCTGAACCATGGCTTGACCTACAAGGGCAAGGAGCTGCCGGCGGTCAAGGCCAGCTGGCAGAACGAGAACCGCCTGCGCTTTGCCATGAAAAACCCGCAGCCCGGCGTGATCGCCCTGTTTTGCCAGGCGGTCGGGCTCAAGGTCGTCGCCATTCGCCGCATTCGCATCGGCGGCGTGTCCATTGGCAAGGTGCCGCTGGGCCAGTGGCGCTACCTGTCTGCCAAAGAGAAATTCTAATTTTCCGGCGCCGCACCGAACCGGGGCGCCCACTGCCGATTGATCAGGACTGCACACATGATTCACAACGACGTACTGCGCAGCGTGCGCTACATGCTCGACATCAGCGACAAGAAAGTCATCGAGATCATCAAGCTGGGCGGCCTGGAAGTCTCCCTGGCCGACCTGGCGGGCTACCTCAAGAAAGACGAGGAAGAAGGCTTCGTGTTCTGCCCTGACGAGGTCATGGCGCATTTTCTCGATGGCCTGGTGATCTTCAAGCGTGGCAAGGACGAAAGCCGCCCGCCGCAGCCGATCGA
This window encodes:
- a CDS encoding rRNA pseudouridine synthase, with the translated sequence MTDPIRLSKRLIELVGCSRREAELFIEGGWVTVDGEVIDEPQFKVTTQKVELDPEAKATAPEPVTLLLNVPAGMDVDTAMASLGPQTLSEEHRFGKRPLKGHFLRLSASADLQANASGLLVFTQDWKILRKLTADAAKIEQEYVVEVEGEMVAHGLNRLNHGLTYKGKELPAVKASWQNENRLRFAMKNPQPGVIALFCQAVGLKVVAIRRIRIGGVSIGKVPLGQWRYLSAKEKF
- a CDS encoding DUF1456 family protein produces the protein MIHNDVLRSVRYMLDISDKKVIEIIKLGGLEVSLADLAGYLKKDEEEGFVFCPDEVMAHFLDGLVIFKRGKDESRPPQPIEVPVTNNIILKKLRVAFELKEDDMHAILKAAEFPVSKPELSALFRKFGHTNYRPCGDQLLRNFLKGLTLRVRG